GTGCAAACCACACGAGCTTACTCCAGGGGACAGTAGGTCGTCTAGTACAAATCAGTTCCCATGTTACTGAAGCAGAGAAATCTCTTCCATAATCATCCTCCCGTTTTTTCAGAGTGCACTATCAGTTACATTTGTCAATCATGCTCTTAACATTAACGTCCCGTGTGTGGCAGAATCTTCACACATTTCCCACAAGGACATCCGCTATACAAGCTTGTCTACTGATGCCAAGTTTCAGCTTTCCACGATCTCCAACAATTTCAATCAAACGACCAATAGGGTGCCAAATATATGTCAAAAACTTCACTAATTTTCCATCATGAATATCTATCCTGAAAAACTTCTACGCAATCGGTCTGAGCTGGAAAAGTTTTTTCCAGACCCAAGAACCTGTTGAGCCCTCCCTAGCGTCCCAAAAGGAGACATCTCGCAACAGAGTTGCCTTACCCACTTACCCCACAGAGACTCAGAAACTGAGAAAAGGCGTCATATCAATTTAAGTGCAAAGACCAGCAAGGCATCTCTGATTTTCCTTATCCCCAAGCCTCCTTCCTTCTTAAGGCTAGAGACCTCATCCCACACTACTTTTGCTCGAGTAGTTATGTTTGGAGAGCCACTCCAAAGAAATGTTGAGCACATACTTTCAATCTCATCAATACAACTTTTAGGCAAGCAAAATGCTGAGCACCAGAAGTTCGTAATGCTGGCAATGACCGAATAAATTAGTTGTAGACGACCTGCGAAAGAGAGAGCTTTACTTGTCTAACTCAGTAACCTATTCTGAATCTTCACCAGTAGAGGCTCATAATCATTGTGTATCATTGTCTTTGTTGTGAGAGGCAGACCCAAGTACTTAATTTGAAGAGCTGATACTGAGAGGCCAGCTGCTCCTGCAGCAGCTTCCAGGACCAGTTTACCTCTTCCCGCCGCAAAGACAGTAGATTTGGCCATAGTTATCCGCAGTCTAGACATCCGAGCAAATTCCTGAAACACTGCCAGAATTCCATTGAGTGAAGCAG
The DNA window shown above is from Brassica oleracea var. oleracea cultivar TO1000 chromosome C3, BOL, whole genome shotgun sequence and carries:
- the LOC106331178 gene encoding uncharacterized protein LOC106331178 yields the protein MNNLLSKLLNKAVVNRSIGCHAMCSVVNLTHLSFADDIVVFTDGSPASLNGILAVFQEFARMSRLRITMAKSTVFAAGRGKLVLEAAAGAAGLSVSALQIKYLGLPLTTKTMIHNDYEPLLVKIQNRLLS